The Streptococcus sp. VT 162 genome has a window encoding:
- a CDS encoding beta-lactamase, producing the protein MRKFLVVLLLPAFIITSRVVSTEKQLPYSSQEIYYLTESDYGFYYKETLESPMVYGETAVYANEDLVKESGKLTPENTFKIIEWRLNRQGVPVFKLDNHQFILADKRLVYDQSQVQTQNRQVWLEPGFVIYNSPYDAKEISSSLSPYQRVTVDRTLFAEGQEFLHIDQVGWVSKEFTSEEDNRIQKVQEVLSNNYQNENYSIYVKQLSTGKEAGVNEDSKLYAASILKLSYLYYAQDKINQGEYTLDSSFKYIPEVNSFPGSYKPEGSGSLPKKEDNKEYSLQQLITKVTKESDNVAHNILGYYVTNQSDGAFKEKMSTIMGEDWDVNDKLTSSKMAGKVMEAIYNQNGFVLESLGKTDFDNQRIAKGVSVKVAHKIGDADEFKHDTAIVYTDSPFVLSIFTKNSDYDTITKIAKDVYEVLK; encoded by the coding sequence ATGCGTAAGTTCTTAGTAGTTTTATTGCTACCTGCTTTTATCATAACTTCAAGAGTAGTTAGCACAGAAAAACAGCTTCCTTACTCTTCGCAAGAAATTTATTATCTAACTGAGTCTGATTATGGATTCTACTATAAAGAAACTCTGGAATCCCCAATGGTATACGGAGAAACAGCAGTCTATGCTAATGAGGATCTTGTCAAGGAGTCTGGTAAATTGACTCCTGAAAACACCTTTAAAATCATAGAATGGCGTTTGAATAGACAAGGTGTTCCTGTTTTTAAACTAGATAATCACCAGTTTATCCTTGCAGATAAGCGTTTAGTCTATGATCAAAGTCAAGTTCAAACTCAAAATAGACAAGTATGGTTGGAACCAGGGTTTGTTATCTATAACAGCCCCTATGATGCTAAAGAAATTTCTTCATCCCTCTCTCCTTATCAACGCGTAACAGTGGATAGAACCCTCTTTGCTGAGGGACAAGAATTTCTTCATATCGATCAAGTTGGGTGGGTATCAAAAGAGTTCACCTCAGAAGAAGACAATCGCATCCAGAAGGTTCAAGAAGTTTTATCAAACAACTATCAGAATGAAAATTATTCCATTTATGTTAAACAATTGAGTACAGGTAAAGAGGCTGGGGTGAATGAAGACAGCAAACTCTATGCAGCTAGCATCTTGAAACTATCCTACCTTTATTACGCTCAAGATAAGATAAATCAAGGGGAATATACGCTAGACAGTAGCTTCAAGTATATCCCGGAAGTAAATAGTTTCCCTGGGTCCTATAAACCAGAAGGTAGTGGTAGCTTACCTAAAAAAGAAGATAACAAAGAATACAGTCTTCAACAGTTAATTACCAAGGTAACAAAAGAGTCTGACAATGTTGCTCATAATATTTTAGGTTATTACGTGACCAATCAATCTGACGGGGCTTTTAAAGAAAAAATGTCCACTATTATGGGTGAAGATTGGGATGTGAATGATAAATTGACTTCTTCAAAAATGGCTGGAAAGGTCATGGAAGCTATTTATAATCAGAATGGTTTTGTCTTAGAGTCTCTAGGTAAGACTGATTTTGACAACCAACGAATCGCAAAAGGTGTTTCGGTTAAGGTAGCTCATAAAATTGGAGATGCCGATGAGTTTAAACATGACACTGCCATTGTTTATACGGACTCTCCTTTTGTTCTTTCTATTTTTACCAAAAATTCTGATTATGACACCATTACTAAGATAGCTAAGGATGTCTATGAGGTTCTAAAATGA
- a CDS encoding tRNA(Ile)-lysidine synthase produces the protein MRDQDFLNHFLRKEYFKKHSKVVLALSGGLDSMFLFQLLSTYQNELEIELILAHVNHKQRSESDWEENELRKLADVAELPIYITSFSGDFSEARAREFRYDFFRKIMKDVGATALVTAHHADDQVETILMRLIRGSRLRHLTGIKESQVVDGIEILRPLLPFHKKDFPPIVHFEDQTNQENTYFRNRIRNRYLPELEKENPRLKSALLDLGREISDYQATITELSKQIDVEDLNELFSYSQQTQGILLQNYLNQFPDLNLTKAQFAEVRQILATKSQYRHSLKNGYELIKEYQRFQICKISPQADEKEDELVLHYQNQVRYKGYLFSFGIPIEGDFVQKVTVSRETSVHIRCRKPGDVIILNGHRKKLRRLFIDLKIPIKKRKTTPIIEQFGEIVSISGIATSDLSKKTKNDIMNTVIYIEKIDR, from the coding sequence ATGAGGGACCAGGATTTTTTAAATCATTTTCTCCGAAAAGAGTATTTCAAAAAACATTCGAAAGTCGTGTTAGCTTTGTCTGGCGGACTGGATTCAATGTTTTTATTCCAGCTATTGTCTACTTATCAAAATGAGTTAGAAATTGAGCTGATTTTAGCACATGTCAATCATAAGCAGAGAAGTGAGTCTGATTGGGAGGAAAATGAACTAAGGAAGTTAGCTGATGTAGCTGAACTTCCTATTTATATCACAAGCTTTTCAGGAGACTTTTCAGAAGCGCGTGCTCGAGAGTTTCGTTATGATTTTTTTAGGAAAATCATGAAAGATGTTGGAGCGACAGCCTTGGTCACTGCCCACCATGCAGATGATCAGGTTGAAACGATTTTGATGCGCTTGATTCGAGGAAGTCGGCTACGTCATTTAACAGGAATAAAAGAAAGTCAGGTAGTTGATGGAATTGAAATCCTCCGTCCCTTGTTGCCTTTTCATAAAAAGGACTTTCCACCAATTGTTCATTTTGAAGATCAAACAAATCAGGAAAATACCTATTTTCGCAATCGCATTCGGAATAGGTATTTACCAGAGCTTGAAAAAGAAAATCCTCGTCTTAAATCCGCCCTTTTAGATTTAGGAAGGGAAATTTCAGATTACCAAGCAACAATAACGGAACTTTCGAAACAAATTGATGTGGAAGATTTGAATGAGCTATTTTCATACTCTCAACAAACTCAAGGAATCTTGCTCCAAAACTATCTTAATCAATTTCCAGACTTAAATCTGACAAAGGCTCAGTTTGCTGAAGTTCGACAGATTTTAGCAACGAAAAGTCAGTATCGTCATTCTCTTAAAAATGGCTACGAATTGATAAAAGAGTATCAACGGTTTCAAATTTGTAAAATCAGTCCTCAGGCCGATGAAAAGGAAGATGAACTTGTGTTACACTATCAAAATCAAGTTCGATATAAGGGCTATTTATTTTCCTTTGGCATCCCTATTGAAGGGGATTTTGTTCAAAAAGTAACGGTTTCACGGGAAACATCTGTACATATTAGATGTCGAAAACCTGGCGATGTTATTATCCTGAATGGTCATCGAAAGAAACTGAGACGCTTATTTATAGATTTAAAAATCCCTATTAAAAAACGAAAAACAACCCCTATTATTGAGCAATTTGGAGAAATTGTCTCAATTTCAGGAATTGCGACCAGTGATTTGAGTAAAAAAACGAAAAATGATATAATGAACACTGTGATTTATATAGAAAAAATAGATAGGTAA
- a CDS encoding peptidyl-tRNA hydrolase, giving the protein MTKLLVGLGNPGDKYFETKHNVGFMLIDQLAKKQNVTFTHDKIFQADLASFFLNGEKIYLVKPTTFMNESGKAVHALLTYYGLDIEDLLVIYDDLDMEVGKIRLRAKGSAGGHNGIKSIIQHIGTQVFNRVKIGIGRPKKGMSVVHHVLSKFDQDDYVGILQSIDKVDYAVNYYLQEKNFEKTMQRYNG; this is encoded by the coding sequence ATGACCAAATTACTTGTAGGATTGGGAAATCCAGGGGATAAATATTTTGAAACTAAGCACAACGTTGGATTTATGTTGATTGACCAACTAGCTAAAAAACAAAATGTCACCTTTACACATGACAAGATATTTCAAGCTGACCTAGCATCTTTTTTTCTTAATGGCGAAAAAATTTATCTGGTCAAACCAACGACCTTTATGAATGAAAGTGGAAAAGCAGTTCATGCTTTATTGACTTACTATGGTTTGGATATTGAAGATTTACTCGTTATTTACGACGATCTTGACATGGAAGTTGGGAAAATTCGTTTAAGAGCAAAGGGATCGGCTGGTGGTCATAATGGCATTAAGTCTATAATTCAACATATAGGTACTCAAGTCTTTAATCGTGTTAAAATAGGTATCGGAAGACCTAAAAAAGGTATGTCAGTGGTTCACCATGTTTTAAGTAAGTTTGATCAGGATGACTATGTGGGTATTTTACAGTCTATTGACAAGGTTGACTATGCTGTAAACTACTATTTACAAGAGAAAAACTTTGAGAAAACAATGCAGAGGTATAACGGTTAA
- a CDS encoding DNA polymerase III subunit beta: MIHFSINKNLFLQALNTTKRAISSKNAIPILSTIKIDVTNEGITLIGSNGQISIENFISQKNEDAGLLITSLGSILLEASFFINVVSSLPDVTLDFKEIEQKQIVLTSGKSEITLKGKDSEQYPRIQEISASTPLVLETKLLKKIINETAFAASTQESRPILTGVHFVLSQHKELKTVATDSHRLSQKKLTLEKNGDDFDVVIPSRSLRDFSAVFTDDIETVEIFFANNQILFRSENISFYTRLLEGNYPDTDRLIPTDFNTTITFDVVNLRQSMERARLLSSATQNGTVKLEIKGGVVSAHVYSPEVGKVNEEIDTEQVTGDDLTISFNPTYLIDSLKALNSEKVTISFISAVRPFTLVPADTDEDFMQLITPVRTN; this comes from the coding sequence ATGATTCATTTTTCAATTAATAAAAATTTATTTCTACAAGCCTTAAATACCACAAAACGAGCAATAAGCTCTAAAAATGCTATTCCAATTTTATCAACAATCAAAATTGACGTTACCAATGAAGGAATTACTTTAATTGGCTCAAACGGGCAAATTTCTATTGAGAATTTCATTTCTCAAAAAAATGAAGATGCTGGTCTCTTAATCACTTCTTTGGGTTCGATTCTTCTTGAAGCTTCTTTCTTTATCAATGTTGTATCTAGTCTTCCAGATGTAACGCTTGATTTCAAAGAGATTGAACAAAAACAAATTGTTTTAACAAGTGGCAAATCAGAAATCACCCTAAAAGGAAAAGATAGCGAACAGTACCCACGAATCCAAGAAATTTCAGCAAGCACACCTTTGGTTCTAGAAACCAAACTACTAAAGAAAATTATCAATGAAACAGCTTTTGCTGCAAGTACACAAGAAAGTCGTCCCATCTTAACAGGTGTCCACTTCGTATTGAGCCAACACAAAGAACTAAAAACAGTTGCGACAGACTCACACCGTCTTAGCCAGAAGAAATTGACTCTTGAAAAAAATGGAGATGATTTCGATGTGGTGATTCCTAGCCGCTCTCTACGCGATTTTTCAGCGGTATTTACAGATGATATTGAAACTGTAGAGATTTTCTTTGCAAATAATCAAATCCTCTTTAGAAGCGAAAATATTAGCTTCTACACTCGTCTCCTAGAAGGTAATTATCCTGATACAGATCGCTTGATTCCAACAGACTTTAACACTACAATTACTTTTGATGTGGTTAATTTGCGTCAATCTATGGAGCGTGCACGTCTCTTATCAAGTGCGACTCAAAATGGTACTGTGAAGCTTGAAATTAAAGGTGGAGTTGTTAGCGCCCATGTTTACTCTCCAGAGGTTGGTAAAGTAAACGAAGAAATCGATACGGAGCAGGTGACCGGGGATGATTTAACTATTAGTTTTAACCCAACTTACTTGATTGATTCCCTCAAGGCTTTAAATAGCGAAAAGGTTACTATTAGCTTTATCTCAGCAGTTCGTCCATTTACTCTTGTGCCAGCAGATACTGACGAAGACTTCATGCAGCTTATTACACCAGTTCGAACAAATTAA
- a CDS encoding chromosomal replication initiator protein DnaA, with product MKEKQFWNRILEFAQERLTRSMYDFYATPAELIKVEENTATIFLPRSEMEMVWEKQLKDIIIAAGFEIYDSEIKPHYIFTKPQSTESPQVNDTNSVSTYDYTPALPTIPYSETGLKEKYTFDNFIQGDGNVWAVSAALAVSEDLALTYNPLFIYGGPGLGKTHLLNAIGNEILKNIPDARVKYIPAESFINDFLEHLRLGEMEKFKKTYRSLDLLLIDDIQSLSGKKVATQEEFFNTFNALHDKQKQIVLTSDRSPKHLEGLEERLVTRFSWGLTQNITPPDFETRIAILQSKTEHLDYHFQSDTLEYLAGQFDSNVRELEGAINDITLIARVKKIKDITIDIAAEAIRARKQDARQILVIPIEKIQTEVGNFYGVSVKEMKGTRRVQNIVLARQVAMYLARELTDNSLPKIGKEFGGKDHTTVIHAHAKIKSLIDEDDNLRLEIEAIKKKIK from the coding sequence TTGAAAGAAAAGCAATTTTGGAATCGTATTTTAGAATTTGCTCAAGAAAGATTAACTCGATCTATGTATGATTTCTATGCTACACCTGCTGAACTCATCAAAGTAGAAGAAAACACAGCTACTATATTTCTACCGAGATCAGAGATGGAAATGGTGTGGGAAAAGCAATTAAAAGATATTATCATTGCTGCTGGTTTTGAAATTTATGATTCTGAAATCAAACCTCACTATATTTTCACTAAACCTCAGAGCACAGAATCTCCTCAAGTAAATGATACGAATAGTGTCTCTACTTACGATTACACACCTGCACTACCAACGATTCCCTATTCTGAAACAGGATTAAAAGAAAAATATACCTTTGATAACTTTATTCAAGGTGATGGGAATGTTTGGGCGGTGTCTGCTGCACTAGCTGTATCTGAAGATTTAGCTCTGACCTATAATCCTCTTTTCATCTATGGAGGACCTGGTCTTGGAAAGACTCACTTACTCAATGCGATTGGAAATGAGATTTTGAAAAATATTCCTGATGCGCGTGTCAAGTACATTCCTGCCGAAAGCTTTATCAATGACTTTCTTGAACACTTGCGACTTGGGGAAATGGAAAAGTTCAAAAAGACTTACCGTAGCCTTGATCTCTTGTTGATCGATGATATCCAATCTCTCAGTGGCAAAAAAGTCGCGACCCAAGAAGAATTTTTCAATACCTTCAATGCTCTTCATGATAAGCAGAAACAGATTGTCCTAACCAGTGATCGAAGTCCTAAACACCTAGAAGGCCTTGAGGAAAGACTTGTTACACGCTTTAGCTGGGGATTGACGCAAAATATCACCCCTCCTGACTTTGAGACACGTATCGCCATTCTTCAAAGTAAAACAGAGCACTTGGATTACCATTTCCAAAGTGATACTCTAGAGTACTTGGCTGGCCAATTTGATTCAAATGTTCGAGAATTGGAAGGAGCAATCAACGATATCACTTTAATTGCCAGAGTGAAGAAGATTAAGGATATTACTATTGATATTGCTGCGGAAGCTATTAGAGCACGTAAGCAAGACGCCCGCCAGATACTTGTTATTCCAATTGAGAAAATCCAAACTGAAGTTGGTAATTTTTATGGAGTGAGTGTCAAAGAAATGAAAGGTACGAGACGAGTTCAAAACATCGTTTTAGCACGTCAGGTTGCCATGTATCTAGCTAGAGAACTGACAGATAACAGTCTTCCAAAAATCGGAAAAGAATTTGGCGGAAAGGATCACACCACCGTTATTCACGCCCATGCTAAAATCAAATCATTGATTGACGAAGACGATAATTTACGTTTAGAAATAGAAGCAATCAAAAAGAAAATTAAGTAG
- a CDS encoding septum formation initiation protein, with protein sequence MSKNIVQMNNSFIQNEHQRRRYLMKERQKRNRFMGWVLILMILLFILPTYNLAQSYDQLLQRRQQLTELKEQYQTLSDEKDKESAFAAKLKDEDYVAKYARAKYYYSKKREAIYTIPDLLPR encoded by the coding sequence ATGTCTAAAAATATTGTACAGATGAATAATTCTTTTATTCAAAATGAACATCAACGTCGTCGTTACCTGATGAAGGAGAGACAAAAACGAAATCGTTTTATGGGTTGGGTCCTTATTTTGATGATCTTGTTGTTTATTTTACCAACTTATAACTTGGCCCAAAGCTATGATCAGTTACTGCAACGACGTCAGCAATTGACAGAGTTGAAAGAGCAGTACCAAACTCTTAGTGACGAAAAGGATAAAGAATCTGCTTTTGCTGCAAAGTTGAAAGATGAAGACTATGTAGCAAAATATGCGCGCGCAAAGTACTATTACTCAAAGAAACGAGAAGCAATTTACACAATTCCTGATTTGCTTCCGAGGTAA
- a CDS encoding transcription-repair coupling factor, which produces MVTLLDLFSENDQIKKWHQNLIDKKRQLILGLSTSTKALAIASSLEKENKIVLLTSTYGEAERIISDLLSLLGEELVYPFLVDDSPMVEFLMSSQEKIISRVEALRFLSDPSKKGILVCNIAASRLILPSPTRFKESIIRIAVGEEYDQHYLLHKLKEIGYRKVTQVQTQGEFSIRGDILDIFEMSQLEPFRIEFFGDEVDGIRTFEVETQLSKENQTNLTIFPASDILLREKDYQRGQSALEKQISKTLSPILKSYLEDILSSFHQKQVHSDSRKFLSLCYDKAWTVFDYIEKDTPVFFDDYQKLMNQYEAFERELAQYFTEDLQNGKSFSEMQYFADTEQTYKKQSPVTFFSNLQKGLGNLKFDHIYQFNQYPMQEFFNQFSFLKEEIERYKKMDYTIVLQSSNSMGSKTLEDVLEEYQIKLDSKDKSSICKESVNLIEGNLRHGFHFVDEKILLITEHEIFQKKLKRRFRRQHASNAERLKDYNELEKGDYVVHHIHGIGQYLGIETIEIQGIHRDYVSVQYQNGDQISIPVEQVQLLSKYVSSDGKPPKLNKLNDGHFKKAKQKVKNQVEDIADDLIKLYSERSQLKGFAFSTDDDEQHAFDDAFPYVETDDQLRSIEEIKRDMQDSHPMDRLLVGDVGFGKTEVAMRAAFKAVNDHKQVVVLVPTTVLAQQHYTNFKERFQNFAVNIDVLSRFRSKKEQAETLEKLKNGQVDILIGTHRVLSKDVVFSDLGLMIIDEEQRFGVKHKETLKELKKQVDVLTLTATPIPRTLHMSMLGIRDLSVIETPPTNRYPVQTYVLEKNDSVIRDAVLREMERGGQIYYLYNKVDTIDQKVSELQELIPEASIGYVHGQMSEIQLENTLLDFIEGQYDILVTTTIIETGVDIPNANTLFIENADHMGLSTLYQLRGRVGRSNRIAYAYLMYRPEKSISEVSEKRLEAIKGFTELGSGFKIAMRDLSIRGAGNLLGKSQSGFIDSVGFELYSQLLEEAIAKRNSNGNKRIKGNAELILQIDAYLPDTYISDQRHKIEIYKKIRQIDNRVNYEELQEELMDRFGEYPDVVAYLLEIGLVKSYLDKVFVERVERKDNKITVQFEKVTQRLFLAQDYFKALSATNLKAAIAENKGLMEVVFDVRNKKDYEILEGLLIFGESLLEIKESKEANPI; this is translated from the coding sequence ATGGTGACTTTATTAGATTTATTCTCAGAAAATGACCAGATAAAAAAATGGCATCAAAATCTGATAGATAAGAAAAGACAACTAATACTTGGTTTATCAACTTCTACCAAGGCTCTTGCAATTGCAAGCAGTCTAGAAAAAGAAAATAAGATTGTGTTACTGACTTCAACTTATGGAGAAGCAGAACGAATTATCAGTGATCTTCTTTCTCTCTTAGGAGAGGAACTTGTCTATCCATTTTTGGTTGATGACTCTCCTATGGTAGAGTTTTTGATGTCTTCGCAAGAAAAAATCATTTCGCGGGTTGAGGCCTTGCGTTTTTTGAGTGATCCGTCTAAGAAAGGGATTTTAGTTTGTAATATCGCAGCGAGTCGGTTAATTTTACCCTCTCCGACTAGATTTAAAGAAAGTATTATAAGGATTGCAGTCGGTGAAGAATATGATCAACATTACCTTCTTCACAAATTAAAGGAAATAGGCTATCGCAAAGTTACTCAAGTACAGACACAAGGTGAGTTTAGTATTCGAGGAGACATTTTAGATATTTTTGAGATGTCTCAGTTAGAACCTTTCCGAATCGAGTTTTTTGGCGATGAAGTAGATGGTATTCGTACTTTTGAAGTCGAAACACAATTATCGAAAGAAAATCAGACAAACCTCACTATCTTTCCAGCTAGCGACATACTTTTGAGAGAAAAAGATTATCAACGAGGACAGTCAGCTTTAGAAAAGCAAATTTCAAAGACTCTATCACCAATTTTAAAATCATATTTGGAAGATATTTTGTCAAGTTTTCATCAAAAACAAGTACATTCAGATAGTCGAAAGTTTTTGTCCTTATGTTACGATAAAGCATGGACTGTATTTGATTATATTGAAAAAGATACACCAGTATTCTTTGATGACTATCAAAAATTGATGAATCAGTATGAAGCCTTTGAAAGAGAATTAGCACAATACTTTACAGAAGATTTACAGAATGGTAAATCATTTTCCGAGATGCAGTATTTTGCAGATACAGAGCAAACCTATAAAAAACAAAGTCCAGTTACCTTTTTCTCTAATCTGCAAAAGGGCTTAGGAAACCTCAAGTTTGATCACATTTATCAATTTAATCAATACCCAATGCAAGAGTTTTTCAATCAATTTTCATTTTTAAAAGAAGAAATTGAGCGATACAAAAAAATGGACTACACTATTGTTTTGCAGTCTAGCAATTCAATGGGAAGTAAAACATTGGAGGATGTTTTAGAGGAATATCAGATCAAATTGGATTCCAAAGATAAGTCAAGTATCTGTAAAGAATCTGTAAACTTGATTGAGGGTAATCTAAGACATGGTTTTCATTTTGTAGATGAAAAAATTCTCTTGATTACTGAACATGAGATTTTTCAAAAGAAATTAAAACGTCGTTTTCGAAGACAACATGCTTCAAACGCAGAGCGATTAAAAGATTATAATGAACTTGAAAAAGGGGATTATGTTGTTCACCATATCCATGGAATTGGTCAATATCTAGGAATCGAAACAATTGAAATCCAAGGCATTCACCGTGATTATGTCAGTGTACAGTATCAAAATGGTGACCAAATCTCCATCCCAGTAGAGCAGGTTCAGTTACTGTCCAAATATGTTTCAAGTGATGGGAAACCTCCTAAACTCAATAAATTAAATGACGGTCATTTCAAAAAGGCCAAGCAAAAAGTTAAGAACCAGGTAGAGGATATAGCTGACGATTTAATCAAACTGTATTCTGAGCGTAGTCAGTTGAAGGGGTTTGCTTTCTCAACTGATGATGATGAGCAACATGCTTTTGATGATGCTTTCCCTTACGTTGAAACGGATGATCAACTTCGCAGTATTGAGGAAATCAAGAGAGATATGCAGGATTCTCACCCCATGGATCGACTTTTGGTTGGAGATGTTGGTTTTGGGAAGACTGAAGTAGCAATGCGTGCTGCTTTTAAGGCAGTCAATGATCACAAACAGGTGGTCGTTCTAGTTCCAACGACGGTTTTAGCGCAACAGCACTATACGAATTTTAAGGAACGATTCCAAAATTTTGCTGTTAATATTGATGTGTTGAGTCGCTTTAGAAGTAAAAAAGAGCAGGCAGAAACACTTGAAAAACTAAAGAATGGTCAAGTCGATATTTTGATTGGAACGCATCGTGTTTTGTCAAAAGATGTTGTGTTTTCAGATTTGGGATTGATGATTATTGATGAGGAACAACGATTCGGTGTTAAGCATAAGGAAACTTTGAAAGAACTGAAAAAACAAGTAGATGTTCTAACCTTGACAGCAACGCCAATCCCTCGTACTCTCCACATGTCTATGCTGGGAATCCGAGATTTGTCTGTTATTGAAACTCCTCCAACCAATCGCTATCCTGTTCAAACCTATGTATTAGAGAAGAATGATAGTGTCATTCGTGATGCTGTCTTGCGTGAAATGGAGCGTGGAGGTCAAATTTACTATCTTTACAATAAGGTTGACACGATTGACCAGAAGGTTTCGGAATTACAGGAGTTGATTCCAGAGGCTTCGATTGGGTATGTTCATGGACAAATGAGTGAAATTCAGTTGGAAAATACTCTACTTGATTTCATTGAAGGTCAGTATGATATTTTGGTGACGACTACTATTATTGAGACAGGGGTAGATATTCCAAATGCCAATACCTTATTTATTGAAAATGCAGACCATATGGGTTTGTCAACCTTGTATCAATTAAGAGGAAGAGTCGGTCGTAGCAATCGTATTGCTTATGCCTATCTTATGTATCGTCCAGAAAAATCAATCAGTGAAGTCTCTGAAAAGAGATTAGAAGCGATTAAGGGATTTACAGAATTAGGCTCAGGATTTAAGATTGCGATGCGAGATCTTTCGATTCGTGGAGCAGGAAATCTCCTAGGAAAATCTCAGTCTGGTTTCATTGATTCTGTTGGTTTTGAATTGTATTCGCAGTTACTAGAGGAAGCTATCGCTAAACGGAACAGTAATGGGAATAAAAGAATCAAAGGAAATGCTGAGTTGATTTTACAAATCGACGCCTATCTTCCTGACACTTATATTTCTGACCAACGACATAAGATTGAAATTTACAAGAAAATTCGTCAAATTGACAATCGTGTCAACTATGAAGAACTACAAGAAGAATTGATGGATCGCTTTGGAGAATACCCAGATGTAGTAGCCTATCTTTTAGAGATTGGTTTGGTTAAGTCATATTTGGACAAGGTCTTTGTAGAACGTGTGGAAAGAAAAGATAACAAGATTACAGTTCAATTTGAAAAAGTCACTCAACGACTATTCTTGGCTCAAGATTATTTTAAAGCCTTATCCGCAACGAACTTAAAAGCAGCCATAGCTGAGAATAAGGGATTAATGGAAGTTGTATTTGATGTCCGAAACAAGAAGGATTATGAAATTTTAGAAGGTTTGCTGATTTTTGGAGAAAGTTTATTAGAGATAAAAGAATCAAAGGAAGCAAATCCCATTTAA
- a CDS encoding GTP-binding protein has translation MALTAGIVGLPNVGKSTLFNAITKAGAEAANYPFATIDPNVGMVEVPDERLQKLTEMITPKKTVPTTFEFTDIAGIVKGASKGEGLGNKFLANIREVDAIVHVVRAFDDENVMREQGREDAFVDPLADIDTINLELILADLESVNKRYARVEKMARTQKDKESVAEFNVLQKIKPVLEDGKSARTIEFTDEEQKVVKGLFLLTTKPVLYVANVDEDVVSDPDSIEYVKQIREFAATENAEVVVISARAEEEISELDDEDKQEFLEALGLTESGVDKLTRAAYHLLGLGTYFTAGEKEVRAWTFKRGMKAPQAAGIIHSDFEKGFIRAVTMSYEDLVKYGSEKAVKEAGRLREEGKEYIVQDGDIMEFRFNV, from the coding sequence ATGGCTTTAACAGCAGGCATCGTTGGTTTGCCAAACGTTGGTAAATCAACCCTTTTTAATGCAATTACAAAAGCAGGAGCAGAGGCGGCAAACTACCCATTTGCGACTATTGATCCAAACGTTGGGATGGTGGAAGTTCCAGATGAACGCCTACAAAAACTAACAGAAATGATTACACCTAAAAAGACAGTCCCAACAACCTTTGAATTTACAGATATTGCAGGGATTGTAAAAGGAGCATCAAAAGGAGAAGGTCTAGGTAATAAATTCTTGGCCAATATCCGTGAAGTAGACGCGATTGTTCACGTAGTTCGTGCTTTTGATGATGAAAATGTGATGCGCGAGCAAGGACGTGAAGACGCCTTTGTGGATCCACTTGCAGATATTGATACCATTAACCTAGAGTTGATTCTTGCTGACTTAGAATCAGTTAATAAACGCTATGCACGTGTAGAAAAGATGGCACGTACGCAAAAAGATAAAGAATCAGTAGCAGAATTTAATGTTCTTCAAAAGATTAAACCAGTCCTTGAAGATGGAAAATCAGCACGTACTATTGAATTTACAGATGAAGAGCAAAAAGTAGTCAAAGGTCTCTTCCTTTTAACTACTAAACCAGTTCTTTATGTTGCTAATGTAGATGAGGATGTAGTTTCAGATCCAGATTCTATCGAATATGTGAAGCAAATTCGTGAATTCGCAGCGACAGAAAATGCTGAAGTAGTCGTTATTTCCGCGCGTGCTGAGGAAGAAATTTCTGAGTTAGACGATGAGGATAAGCAAGAGTTTCTTGAAGCACTTGGTTTGACTGAATCAGGCGTTGACAAGTTGACTCGTGCAGCTTATCACTTGCTTGGGCTTGGAACTTACTTTACAGCTGGTGAAAAAGAAGTCCGTGCTTGGACCTTTAAGCGAGGGATGAAAGCTCCTCAAGCAGCTGGTATTATCCACTCAGACTTTGAAAAAGGTTTTATTCGTGCAGTAACCATGTCATATGAGGATCTAGTAAAATATGGATCTGAAAAGGCTGTAAAAGAAGCTGGGCGCTTACGTGAAGAAGGAAAAGAATACATCGTTCAAGATGGCGATATCATGGAATTCCGCTTTAACGTTTAA